The proteins below are encoded in one region of Garra rufa chromosome 12, GarRuf1.0, whole genome shotgun sequence:
- the mdfic2 gene encoding myoD family inhibitor domain-containing protein 2 yields MAGQNSEIELDLIKTGERSCLVKAVTDVSSTAPGRLSPIPELDPWEREAEMDSAEFTYSLCSVDRYSTASSSSSSLSDSQERGELCAGIVLNCLFCRFYDMFLMLPETCERAANSICPTYMLLSSPTEPAHNNSWNCSCDFDCGIMDACHETGECLELAMEISEVCYH; encoded by the exons ATGGCTGGACAAAACTCGGAAATCGAGCTTGATTTGATCAAAACTGGAGAGAGAAGCTGTTTGGTAAAAGCTG TAACAGATGTGTCCAGCACAGCACCTGGGAGGCTCTCACCCATTCCTGAGCTGGATCCCTGGGAGAGAGAAGCAGAAATGGACTCTGCGGAATTCACATACTCCTTATGCTCAGTGGACAGGTACAGCACTGCCTCCTCCTCCAGCAGCTCCCTGTCTGACTCCCAGGAGAGAGGAG AGCTCTGCGCCGGGATTGTGCTGAATTGTCTCTTCTGCCGATTCTACGACATGTTCCTCATGCTACCTGAAACCTGTGAGCGAGCTGCTAACTCCATCTGCCCAACCTACATGCTCCTCTCTTCGCCCACAGAACCTGCGCACAACAACAGTTGGAACTGCAGTTGTGATTTTGACTGTGGCATTATGGACGCCTGTCATGAAACGGGTGAATGTCTTGAGCTAGCGATGGAAATTTCAGAGGTTTGCTATCACTGA